A window of the Cellvibrio sp. pealriver genome harbors these coding sequences:
- a CDS encoding sodium:solute symporter family protein, translated as MLVSFVVLYLLISIGIGVYAATKVHNAKDYITAGRQLPMGVVIAMVFATWFGAETVLGIPGTFVEENLGGLISDPFGASFCLMLFALVFARPLYRKNLLTLGDFYREKYSKPVEIVVSIAIALSYLGWVSAQITALGLVFHVLTDSAISMELGIILGAAIVMTYTLVGGMWSVAMTTVVQMTVIVVGLLWIAFLVSDQTGGVAPVVKHAYEAGKFEFWPSLEWAAVITFIAGFLTMGFGSIPQQDVFQRVNSAKSENIAVWGTFFGGVAYLFFAAIPLYLAYSAFMVDPEMAARVSEQDSQLVLPTFVLEHMPVYAQIIFFGALLSVIMSTASGTLLAPSVTLSENVIKELMPNGKTMSDKQFLTMMRIVVALFSVLVALYALYSLQEETSIHTMVANAYKVTLVVALVPLFAGIYWKKASNFGAASSIIAGLVVWIPLEFIMPDAVLPPHFAGFIVAAVVMVVASLLKPAKAAV; from the coding sequence ATGTTAGTCAGTTTTGTTGTGCTCTATCTGCTCATTTCAATCGGGATCGGGGTCTATGCCGCGACCAAAGTCCATAACGCGAAAGACTACATTACAGCGGGCAGGCAGCTGCCGATGGGTGTGGTTATCGCCATGGTGTTTGCAACCTGGTTCGGAGCAGAAACGGTTCTGGGTATTCCTGGCACCTTCGTGGAAGAAAATCTGGGTGGCCTGATTTCAGATCCTTTCGGCGCTTCCTTTTGCTTGATGTTGTTTGCGCTGGTATTTGCACGCCCTCTTTATCGCAAAAATCTGCTCACCTTGGGTGATTTTTATCGCGAGAAATACAGCAAGCCGGTTGAGATTGTGGTGTCCATCGCGATTGCGCTCTCGTACCTTGGTTGGGTTTCTGCACAAATTACTGCGTTAGGATTGGTGTTCCATGTATTGACCGACAGCGCCATTAGTATGGAATTGGGCATCATCCTGGGTGCTGCGATTGTCATGACGTATACGCTCGTAGGTGGCATGTGGTCTGTTGCAATGACCACTGTGGTGCAGATGACGGTAATTGTCGTCGGGTTGCTGTGGATTGCGTTTTTGGTGTCGGACCAAACCGGTGGTGTGGCTCCTGTTGTAAAACACGCCTATGAAGCGGGTAAATTTGAATTCTGGCCGAGTTTGGAATGGGCCGCGGTGATTACCTTTATTGCCGGTTTTCTCACCATGGGCTTTGGTTCGATCCCGCAACAGGATGTATTCCAGCGTGTGAACTCTGCCAAAAGCGAAAACATCGCCGTATGGGGGACTTTCTTCGGTGGTGTGGCCTATTTATTTTTTGCCGCTATTCCACTTTATCTCGCGTATTCCGCGTTTATGGTTGACCCGGAAATGGCGGCAAGAGTGAGTGAGCAAGATTCCCAATTAGTGCTGCCGACTTTCGTGCTGGAACATATGCCCGTGTATGCCCAGATTATTTTCTTTGGTGCGTTGTTGTCGGTCATTATGAGTACCGCGAGCGGCACTTTACTGGCTCCTTCCGTTACGCTGTCAGAAAACGTGATCAAGGAGTTGATGCCCAATGGAAAAACCATGAGCGATAAACAATTCCTCACCATGATGCGCATTGTGGTAGCGCTTTTCTCGGTGTTAGTTGCGCTCTATGCGCTTTACTCGCTGCAGGAAGAGACATCCATCCACACAATGGTCGCCAATGCATACAAAGTGACTCTGGTGGTTGCGTTGGTTCCTTTGTTTGCCGGAATTTATTGGAAAAAAGCGAGCAATTTCGGCGCAGCAAGTTCAATCATCGCCGGACTTGTAGTGTGGATTCCATTGGAATTCATCATGCCTGATGCAGTACTTCCACCCCATTTTGCCGGATTTATTGTTGCTGCAGTCGTCATGGTTGTTGCCAGTCTTCTCAAGCCTGCCAAAGCAGCTGTTTGA
- a CDS encoding SDR family NAD(P)-dependent oxidoreductase → MSRYLIVGGTRGIGNALAKQLLAQGHDVFIWARHAADVSGAQVFINNPAESAPDLTGLPDTLDGVAYCPGSINLKPFARLSADDFVADFAQNVLGAVRSLQAVLPLLKKSPQASVVLFSSVAASVGMPFHASIASSKAAVEGLVKSLAAEWAPAIRVNALAPSLTQTSLAEKLINTSEKIDAAAKRHPLQAIGKAEDVAAMAAFLLSPSAAFITGQVIALDGGISSIKN, encoded by the coding sequence ATGAGTCGCTATTTAATTGTGGGTGGTACACGGGGAATTGGTAACGCACTTGCCAAGCAATTGTTGGCACAGGGGCATGACGTTTTTATTTGGGCGCGCCATGCGGCGGATGTGAGCGGCGCGCAGGTGTTTATCAATAACCCGGCGGAGTCTGCGCCCGACCTGACTGGCTTGCCAGACACTTTGGATGGCGTAGCCTATTGCCCCGGTAGCATTAATCTCAAACCTTTTGCACGGCTATCGGCAGACGATTTTGTTGCGGACTTTGCGCAAAATGTGTTGGGTGCTGTGCGCAGCTTGCAAGCAGTCTTGCCGCTGTTAAAAAAATCCCCGCAGGCGAGTGTAGTGTTGTTCAGCAGTGTTGCTGCATCGGTTGGTATGCCATTTCATGCGAGCATCGCCAGTAGCAAAGCGGCGGTCGAAGGTTTGGTTAAAAGCCTTGCGGCAGAATGGGCTCCTGCGATCCGTGTTAATGCATTGGCTCCGTCCTTAACGCAGACATCGCTTGCAGAAAAATTAATAAACACCAGTGAAAAAATTGATGCCGCTGCCAAGCGTCATCCACTGCAAGCGATTGGCAAAGCAGAGGATGTTGCCGCAATGGCAGCGTTTTTGTTATCGCCCAGCGCGGCGTTCATCACCGGGCAAGTTATTGCGCTTGATGGAGGAATCTCCAGTATCAAAAATTAA
- a CDS encoding uroporphyrinogen-III C-methyltransferase, producing MTDSDTTVQSPADNASTKNYSASKEAGVANKTHAGSFALLWFFIVLLFAAVCYGAYFVSKQAEHQKNVIDSLLNQLEQQVQAAETRQQVMESNIEKELVEQQEAVQANLNDLAEQLDSNNARLMSLSSVNRDEWKLQEAQYLLRLADQRILLEKDSQNALALALSADDVLRDIDQADLVGVRKLLAEEIAVLKLAGVIDREGIYLRLSALSNQIEAIPFIEPLGTQSDLLEEEVIPENETLKQRMTRGFYNLLHKLGSYVRVRDHGKTINAVLPPAEQKYLQQNLRLMLEQAQVALLRNEKGIYQESLVKAQNWINQYYNLNEKASAVLEELQALQQEEVAPELTNFSNSATALAEYIAKREKMAAARRGVR from the coding sequence GTGACTGATTCAGATACGACCGTTCAATCACCCGCTGATAACGCATCCACCAAAAATTATTCTGCGAGCAAAGAGGCTGGCGTTGCCAATAAAACCCATGCCGGCAGTTTTGCGTTGTTGTGGTTTTTTATTGTGTTGTTATTTGCCGCTGTGTGTTACGGAGCCTATTTCGTTAGCAAGCAAGCAGAGCATCAAAAAAATGTTATTGATAGTCTGCTCAACCAACTTGAGCAACAAGTGCAAGCTGCTGAAACTCGTCAGCAAGTCATGGAAAGTAATATTGAAAAAGAATTGGTCGAGCAGCAAGAAGCAGTTCAAGCGAACCTGAATGATCTTGCAGAACAACTTGATAGTAATAATGCCCGTTTGATGTCGCTCTCCAGCGTCAATCGCGATGAATGGAAATTACAGGAAGCACAATATTTATTGCGGTTGGCTGACCAACGTATCTTGTTGGAAAAAGATAGCCAGAATGCATTGGCATTAGCATTATCAGCAGACGATGTATTGCGCGATATAGACCAGGCCGACTTGGTTGGCGTGCGCAAATTACTGGCAGAAGAAATTGCGGTATTGAAGTTAGCGGGCGTGATTGACCGCGAAGGTATCTATTTGCGGTTGTCCGCATTGTCTAATCAAATTGAAGCGATTCCTTTTATTGAACCTCTGGGAACCCAAAGCGATCTTCTGGAAGAAGAAGTGATTCCGGAAAATGAAACGTTGAAGCAAAGAATGACGCGCGGATTTTATAATCTGTTGCACAAACTGGGTTCTTATGTACGGGTGCGCGATCATGGCAAAACCATCAATGCCGTGTTGCCGCCTGCGGAACAAAAATACCTGCAACAGAATTTACGCTTAATGCTTGAACAGGCGCAGGTTGCTTTGCTGCGCAACGAAAAAGGCATCTATCAGGAAAGCTTGGTTAAAGCGCAAAACTGGATTAACCAGTATTACAATCTCAATGAAAAAGCATCGGCCGTATTGGAAGAATTGCAGGCGTTGCAGCAAGAAGAAGTTGCCCCGGAACTGACCAATTTTAGTAATTCTGCAACTGCGTTAGCTGAATATATTGCCAAGCGCGAAAAAATGGCTGCTGCTCGTCGCGGGGTGCGCTAA
- a CDS encoding heme biosynthesis protein HemY, translating into MRRRLFKAIFFVLIALGLVFLLWRGDGYLLIAYGTKTIEMTLWVAALVVVLIYTGVWFIRKLMLGGVEMARRFREIFLFGSVERAQKRAATGMVDYLTGDWLEARKKLVRTLDKVEYPLANYIAAARSSFEMGDEAEADNILDKALTLAHSELPVALTRARLHVQSGRYEEAIAILKPIDIKMPRQAAVLDLMHHIYIAQKNWRALEELFPVMRKAKVLSNVEFEALEVLLASEKMAALASESKSLLIAERLPALQKLWKSFPRSVQRSPKVVTAYAQALAENYQDQEAEVIVRKALGNQWYDPLVALYGRLQVKEIHTQIRTVESWLKSKPQDAMLLLTMGRLMERNQQWELAREYFQRSLNQKQDLETTAELARLMTKLGDHKKSAEYYQQSLLLAGHK; encoded by the coding sequence ATGAGACGTCGTCTATTTAAAGCGATTTTCTTTGTCCTTATCGCGCTTGGTTTGGTGTTTTTGTTGTGGCGTGGCGACGGTTATTTGTTAATTGCTTACGGTACCAAAACTATCGAAATGACCTTGTGGGTTGCAGCACTGGTTGTCGTATTGATTTATACCGGCGTGTGGTTTATCCGCAAACTTATGCTCGGTGGTGTTGAAATGGCGCGCCGCTTCCGTGAAATATTTTTATTTGGCAGCGTTGAGCGCGCACAAAAACGTGCGGCGACTGGTATGGTCGATTACCTCACCGGCGACTGGCTGGAAGCACGCAAAAAATTGGTGCGCACACTCGATAAAGTGGAGTACCCACTCGCGAACTATATTGCTGCCGCGCGCAGTAGCTTTGAAATGGGCGATGAAGCAGAAGCAGACAATATTCTGGATAAAGCACTCACGCTTGCGCACAGCGAATTGCCGGTGGCATTGACGCGTGCCCGCTTGCATGTTCAATCGGGGCGCTATGAAGAAGCGATTGCGATTCTAAAACCAATTGACATCAAAATGCCGCGTCAGGCTGCGGTACTGGATTTAATGCATCACATTTATATTGCGCAAAAAAATTGGCGCGCATTGGAAGAATTGTTCCCGGTTATGCGCAAAGCCAAAGTGCTTTCCAATGTAGAGTTTGAAGCCTTGGAAGTGTTGCTGGCCAGTGAAAAAATGGCAGCACTGGCGAGTGAATCAAAATCGTTATTGATTGCTGAACGTTTGCCTGCATTGCAAAAATTGTGGAAGTCTTTCCCGCGCAGTGTGCAACGCTCCCCAAAAGTAGTTACCGCGTATGCGCAGGCCTTGGCTGAAAATTATCAGGATCAGGAAGCCGAAGTGATTGTGCGTAAAGCACTGGGCAACCAATGGTATGACCCATTGGTCGCGCTCTACGGCCGTTTGCAAGTAAAAGAAATTCATACCCAAATCCGCACCGTTGAATCATGGTTAAAAAGCAAACCCCAGGATGCTATGTTGTTGTTGACCATGGGGCGTTTGATGGAGCGCAATCAACAATGGGAATTGGCGCGCGAATATTTCCAGCGCAGCTTGAACCAAAAGCAGGATTTGGAAACTACAGCTGAGTTGGCGCGATTGATGACCAAGTTGGGCGATCACAAAAAAAGTGCCGAGTATTACCAGCAGAGCTTACTTCTCGCTGGGCACAAATAA
- a CDS encoding DUF418 domain-containing protein has protein sequence MQNTTAHPLPPLVHKPHRIELVDAIRGFALMGICLVHFMEYFELYWINQDPTTLHNIVFFLFAGKAYAIFALMFGLSFFIIMDNQAKKGVNFSYRFAWRLVVLLIIGYIHTLLYLGDILSVLGIIGLSLLFVQKVSNRWLVAAAMLCLLQLPFYYQFYAALNNFPGANDAPSHWAVFPEVYSALTKANFGELAAINSWDGLTAKWLFFVESGRGIQLVGLFIVGLVLGRIGFFTRIELFAKARMIALWVAVTATAVFYFADEYLKQLPATLFQEKGMAKMYLEQIIGSYLSTAVMAAILLLFMQCYLWRPSGKVLNLLAPCGRISLSIYLIQSVLGVPLFYPAGYGGYLTLGQTNSLLIGIAFYGLLIVIAHWWTKRFYYGPVEWLWRSATYMTTNVPFKKPARNHASPSN, from the coding sequence ATGCAGAATACTACCGCGCACCCACTGCCACCGCTTGTTCACAAACCCCATCGTATTGAACTGGTTGATGCGATACGCGGCTTTGCACTGATGGGCATTTGCCTGGTGCATTTTATGGAATATTTTGAGCTTTATTGGATCAATCAAGACCCGACCACGTTGCACAATATTGTGTTCTTTTTATTTGCCGGTAAGGCCTATGCGATTTTCGCTTTGATGTTTGGCTTGAGTTTTTTCATCATCATGGATAACCAAGCCAAAAAAGGTGTGAATTTTAGCTACCGATTTGCGTGGCGATTAGTGGTTTTATTGATAATCGGTTATATACACACGCTGCTATATCTTGGCGATATTTTATCGGTGCTGGGTATTATTGGATTGAGTTTATTGTTTGTGCAAAAAGTCAGTAACCGCTGGTTGGTCGCCGCGGCGATGCTGTGTTTGTTGCAATTACCTTTTTATTATCAGTTTTATGCTGCGTTGAATAATTTCCCCGGCGCTAACGATGCCCCTTCACACTGGGCAGTTTTCCCCGAAGTGTATAGCGCACTCACCAAAGCCAATTTCGGCGAACTGGCTGCGATAAATAGCTGGGACGGCCTTACCGCCAAATGGTTATTTTTTGTGGAATCCGGGCGCGGTATCCAATTAGTGGGGTTGTTTATTGTGGGGCTGGTATTGGGGCGCATTGGTTTTTTCACCCGGATTGAGCTCTTTGCCAAAGCACGCATGATTGCATTGTGGGTAGCAGTGACCGCAACCGCTGTATTTTATTTTGCCGATGAATATCTCAAACAGTTGCCAGCCACTCTCTTTCAGGAAAAAGGCATGGCCAAAATGTACCTGGAACAAATTATTGGCTCTTACCTGAGCACGGCGGTAATGGCCGCGATTTTGTTGCTGTTTATGCAGTGTTATCTGTGGCGACCTAGCGGAAAAGTGTTAAACCTGCTTGCGCCTTGTGGGCGCATAAGCCTGAGTATTTATTTAATTCAGTCTGTGCTTGGTGTGCCATTATTCTATCCGGCGGGATACGGTGGCTACCTCACCTTGGGGCAAACCAATAGCTTATTAATCGGTATCGCTTTTTATGGACTATTAATTGTGATTGCGCACTGGTGGACAAAACGTTTTTATTACGGCCCGGTTGAATGGTTATGGCGCAGTGCAACTTACATGACCACCAATGTGCCCTTCAAAAAACCAGCGCGCAATCATGCATCGCCATCAAATTAA
- the hemC gene encoding hydroxymethylbilane synthase — translation MSTPSLLRIATRKSLLALWQAEYVKAELEKHHPGLTVELVPLTSRGDKILDVPLAKIGGKGLFVKELEQALLAGDADIAVHSMKDVPMDFPAGLGLAVICPREDARDAFVSNRFHSLDELPQGAVVGTSSLRRQCQLLAHRPDLQIRFLRGNVQTRLQKLDDGEYDAIILAAAGLIRLELKERIRTYIAPEQSLPAGGQGAVGIECRSDDAATLALIKPLHHQITAEQVLAERAMNRHLQGGCQVPIACYAIHRGDSLWLRGLVGAPDGSQMLFDEISGAVADAEKMGIELAERLLAAGADKILAEVYANAE, via the coding sequence ATGTCGACTCCTTCGCTTCTGCGCATTGCCACCCGTAAAAGTTTGCTTGCCCTGTGGCAGGCGGAATATGTCAAAGCCGAATTGGAAAAGCATCATCCCGGTTTGACGGTTGAATTGGTGCCGTTAACCAGCCGTGGCGATAAAATTCTCGATGTCCCTCTCGCCAAAATTGGTGGCAAAGGCCTGTTCGTCAAAGAATTGGAACAGGCTTTGTTAGCAGGTGATGCGGATATCGCGGTGCATTCAATGAAAGATGTCCCCATGGATTTTCCAGCGGGTTTGGGGTTGGCGGTGATTTGCCCGCGCGAAGATGCACGCGATGCATTTGTTTCTAACCGCTTTCATTCGCTCGATGAATTGCCGCAAGGTGCAGTAGTGGGAACATCAAGCTTGCGTCGCCAGTGCCAATTGCTTGCCCATCGTCCGGATTTGCAGATCCGGTTTTTGCGCGGTAACGTGCAGACGCGCCTGCAAAAACTCGATGATGGTGAATACGATGCAATTATTCTCGCCGCTGCGGGTTTGATCCGTCTGGAGTTGAAAGAGCGTATCCGTACTTATATCGCGCCAGAGCAAAGTCTGCCCGCCGGTGGGCAAGGTGCAGTAGGCATTGAATGCCGCAGCGATGATGCCGCGACGCTCGCTCTGATCAAACCCTTGCATCACCAAATCACTGCTGAGCAAGTGTTGGCAGAGCGCGCGATGAACCGCCATTTGCAAGGCGGCTGCCAGGTGCCCATCGCCTGCTATGCTATTCATCGTGGTGATTCCTTGTGGTTGCGCGGATTGGTAGGTGCACCCGATGGTAGCCAGATGTTGTTCGATGAAATTTCCGGTGCAGTGGCAGATGCTGAAAAAATGGGAATCGAATTAGCCGAGCGTTTACTGGCGGCTGGTGCCGATAAAATTCTCGCTGAGGTTTACGCAAACGCGGAATAA
- the pbpC gene encoding penicillin-binding protein 1C produces the protein MNGWRWILAKGHRHPFISSAVIFLLFIVACLQWLPLPSSLTHAAYARMLLARDGSLLGASIAQDQQWRFAPAEYLPEKYKKSLLLFEDQYFYSHPGINPLSIMRAAGGNFSAGKVTSGGSTLTMQLARLLRQGDAQQQNKKMPARNVASKLVEAFIALQLEWRFNKDELLIHYASHAPFGGNIVGLRAAAWRYFGRAPENLSWAESALLAVLPNSPALIHPGRQRDLLQQKRDRLLKRMHAKQYFSDLDLQLALLEPLPERPQQLPQLAPHLLATLKKQYPDEWILHSSIDPFIQRTVQQITSRHSARLANEGVNNIALVLIDHERMETLAYIGNESWQQQERYAPRVDIVQRPRSTGSILKPLLYGLMLQEGQLTPTRLVPDIPTQFGGYSPKNYDRSFRGAVPAQFALAHSLNVPAVRMLRDYGIGKFQQKLQAMGMSTLFRPADDYGLTLILGGAEGTLWELTGIYARLAASARDGDIKQHAPLLLLNQKTNPIKSAPIKPVLTQGAAWLTLQALIDVARPGNDNYWRDFSGSQTIAWKTGTSYGLRDAWAIGSNGRYTLGVWVGNADGEAASFISGQSSAAPILFDVFDALPTINWFAKPAHALKTISVCSDDGYLAGGQCAAVDSEIPRTSHFDQVTPFHRRIHLDGDEQFRVHGRCETVSNMKARDWFVLPPVQEFYWRQYHSEYTSLPPWRSDCVNNLLQTDEDQPIEFVYPNEESRIYIPMDLDGKRSRIILKAIHRNPAAQLYWHLNDEFLGATKVFHEREVALEPGIHTLLVIDKQGYRLERRFRVISQ, from the coding sequence ATGAATGGGTGGCGATGGATATTAGCGAAAGGTCATCGCCACCCATTCATCAGCAGCGCTGTGATTTTTCTGTTGTTTATTGTTGCCTGTTTACAATGGCTCCCACTTCCTTCCAGTCTCACCCACGCAGCATATGCGCGTATGTTGCTCGCACGCGATGGCAGTTTATTAGGTGCCAGCATTGCGCAAGACCAGCAATGGCGGTTTGCGCCCGCGGAATATTTGCCCGAAAAATATAAAAAATCGCTGCTGTTATTTGAAGACCAATATTTTTATTCTCACCCTGGCATTAACCCGCTATCTATCATGCGCGCAGCAGGTGGTAATTTTTCTGCAGGCAAAGTCACCAGTGGTGGGAGCACTTTGACCATGCAGTTGGCACGCTTGCTGCGTCAGGGTGATGCTCAACAGCAGAATAAAAAAATGCCTGCAAGGAATGTTGCCAGCAAACTAGTTGAGGCTTTTATTGCATTGCAATTAGAGTGGCGTTTTAACAAAGATGAATTGCTCATCCACTATGCCAGCCATGCGCCTTTCGGTGGCAATATTGTCGGCTTGCGTGCGGCAGCTTGGCGTTATTTCGGCAGGGCACCGGAAAATTTATCCTGGGCAGAGTCTGCGTTATTGGCGGTATTGCCCAACAGCCCCGCGCTGATTCATCCCGGTCGCCAGCGCGATCTATTGCAACAAAAACGCGACCGTTTATTAAAACGGATGCACGCAAAACAGTATTTTTCTGATCTGGATTTGCAGTTGGCTTTATTGGAGCCCTTGCCGGAACGTCCGCAGCAGTTACCGCAACTTGCACCCCATTTATTGGCAACACTGAAAAAACAATATCCGGATGAATGGATATTGCACTCCAGTATTGATCCATTTATCCAGCGCACTGTGCAACAAATAACATCGCGACACAGCGCCCGCCTTGCAAATGAAGGCGTTAATAATATTGCCTTGGTGTTGATCGATCATGAGCGCATGGAAACACTGGCGTACATTGGCAATGAATCCTGGCAGCAACAAGAGCGCTATGCGCCGCGTGTGGATATTGTGCAGCGCCCCCGCTCAACAGGTAGCATTTTAAAACCGTTGCTCTATGGCTTGATGCTACAAGAAGGTCAATTAACACCGACACGTTTGGTGCCGGATATTCCCACCCAATTTGGTGGCTACAGCCCTAAAAATTATGACCGGAGTTTTCGCGGTGCTGTGCCCGCACAATTTGCACTGGCGCATTCATTAAACGTGCCTGCTGTGCGCATGTTGCGCGATTACGGTATTGGAAAATTCCAGCAAAAATTACAAGCAATGGGAATGAGCACATTGTTTCGCCCCGCTGATGATTATGGTCTGACATTAATTTTAGGCGGCGCAGAAGGAACCTTATGGGAGCTCACGGGGATTTATGCTCGCCTTGCCGCCAGCGCGCGTGATGGCGATATAAAACAGCACGCACCTTTGTTGTTGCTTAACCAAAAAACAAACCCAATAAAATCAGCGCCAATAAAACCGGTGCTCACGCAGGGCGCTGCCTGGTTGACGTTACAAGCGCTGATTGATGTAGCGCGCCCAGGCAATGACAATTATTGGCGCGATTTTTCCGGCAGCCAAACCATCGCCTGGAAAACCGGCACCAGTTATGGCCTGCGCGATGCATGGGCGATTGGCAGTAATGGCCGTTACACCTTAGGCGTATGGGTGGGTAATGCCGATGGTGAGGCGGCGAGTTTTATCAGCGGCCAAAGCAGTGCTGCACCTATATTATTTGATGTGTTTGATGCGCTCCCCACTATTAATTGGTTTGCCAAACCTGCACATGCTTTAAAAACTATTTCGGTATGTAGCGACGATGGTTATCTGGCTGGTGGCCAGTGCGCTGCGGTTGATAGCGAAATTCCCCGCACCAGCCATTTTGATCAGGTCACGCCATTTCATCGCCGCATTCATTTGGATGGCGATGAGCAATTTCGCGTGCACGGTCGCTGCGAAACCGTAAGCAATATGAAAGCGCGCGATTGGTTTGTATTGCCGCCGGTGCAGGAATTTTATTGGCGTCAGTATCACAGCGAATACACATCGCTGCCGCCCTGGCGCAGTGATTGTGTGAACAACCTGTTGCAGACCGATGAAGACCAGCCCATCGAGTTTGTTTACCCTAATGAAGAAAGCCGCATTTATATTCCGATGGATTTGGACGGAAAGCGCAGCCGGATTATTTTAAAAGCCATCCATCGCAACCCGGCCGCGCAACTCTATTGGCATTTGAATGATGAATTTCTCGGTGCAACAAAAGTCTTTCATGAACGCGAAGTTGCATTGGAGCCGGGCATCCACACCTTGCTGGTGATTGATAAGCAAGGCTATCGGCTGGAGCGTCGGTTCCGCGTGATCAGTCAATAA
- a CDS encoding uroporphyrinogen-III synthase encodes MTAKLQDFCVVITRPAAQATPWAAQLTTLGFTCAYWNLLEISAVASEEKIRAIKNKILDFDLYQKVIFVSQNAVDFGMEWLENYWPQLPIGIEYFAVGATTAKKLSEYGVTVQDLAISSRGGMTSEDLLTAENLQHVDGEKILIFRGCGGRGHLAEELRKRGAWVDYCELYERQLPANAAEQLAQLMASTDVVHKEIIVSLHSGESLQNMLDAIAQKPAQEQLQIHMWLQGRILLVPSQRIRDAAQTAGFKRIICAENATDNAMTAALLHYCRTQECTSLQD; translated from the coding sequence ATGACGGCCAAGCTGCAAGATTTTTGTGTCGTGATCACGCGGCCTGCTGCACAGGCAACACCATGGGCGGCGCAGTTAACGACATTGGGATTCACCTGTGCGTATTGGAATTTGCTGGAAATATCGGCGGTAGCCAGTGAAGAAAAAATTCGCGCGATTAAAAACAAAATTCTGGATTTTGACCTTTATCAGAAAGTTATTTTTGTCAGCCAGAATGCTGTGGATTTTGGCATGGAGTGGCTGGAAAATTATTGGCCGCAGTTGCCAATCGGCATCGAGTATTTTGCTGTGGGCGCAACTACGGCTAAAAAACTGTCTGAATATGGCGTTACTGTACAAGACCTTGCGATAAGTAGCCGTGGTGGAATGACCAGCGAGGATTTATTAACGGCGGAAAACTTGCAGCACGTCGATGGCGAAAAAATCCTGATTTTTCGCGGTTGCGGTGGACGAGGGCATCTTGCAGAAGAATTGCGCAAGCGCGGTGCATGGGTTGATTACTGTGAATTGTATGAGCGTCAATTACCGGCAAACGCAGCGGAACAATTGGCGCAACTGATGGCATCAACCGACGTTGTGCATAAAGAAATTATTGTGAGTCTGCATAGCGGCGAAAGCTTGCAAAACATGTTAGATGCAATAGCGCAAAAACCTGCGCAAGAACAACTGCAAATACACATGTGGCTACAGGGGCGAATATTATTGGTGCCCAGCCAGCGAATCAGGGATGCGGCACAAACAGCAGGATTCAAGCGAATTATCTGCGCTGAAAATGCTACAGACAACGCCATGACGGCAGCCTTGTTACATTATTGTCGCACACAAGAGTGCACTTCATTACAGGACTAA